The following are encoded together in the Triticum dicoccoides isolate Atlit2015 ecotype Zavitan chromosome 6B, WEW_v2.0, whole genome shotgun sequence genome:
- the LOC119320162 gene encoding elicitor-responsive protein 3-like isoform X2, producing MVHGTLEVLLVGAKGLENTDYLCNMDPYALLKCRSQEQRSSIASGKGSNPEWNESFVFTVSDHATELVIKLMDSDSGTSDDFVGEATIPLEAVYTEGSIPPTVYNVVKGEHYCGEIKVGLTFTPEDTRQRGLPEDFGGWKQSH from the exons ATGGTGCACGGAACGCTGGAGGTGCTGCTCGTCGGCGCCAAGGGCCTCGAGAACACCGATTACCTCT GCAATATGGATCCGTACGCACTTCTCAAATGCCGCTCGCAGGAGCAGAGGAGCAGTATTGCATCAG GCAAAGGTAGTAACCCTGAATGGAACGAAAGCTTTGTCTTCACCGTGTCAGACCATGCTACGGAGCTGGTGATCAAGCTTATGGACAGCGACTCGGGCACATCGGACGACTTCGTTGGTGAAGCAAC GATTCCTTTGGAAGCAGTTTATACCGAAGGGAGCATTCCACCAACAGTTTATAATGTTGTGAAAGGTGAACACTACTGTGGAGAAATCAAAGTCGGTCTCACATTCACTCCCGAG GATACTCGCCAGCGCGGTCTCCCCGAAGACTTCGGTGGCTGGAAACAATCGCATTGA
- the LOC119320162 gene encoding elicitor-responsive protein 3-like isoform X1 → MVHGTLEVLLVGAKGLENTDYLCNMDPYALLKCRSQEQRSSIASGKGSNPEWNESFVFTVSDHATELVIKLMDSDSGTSDDFVGEATILASAVSPKTSVAGNNRIEQIRKNKDSRQALRLESPSHANTIRNSVNFSSNQKTQSLWIFICSF, encoded by the exons ATGGTGCACGGAACGCTGGAGGTGCTGCTCGTCGGCGCCAAGGGCCTCGAGAACACCGATTACCTCT GCAATATGGATCCGTACGCACTTCTCAAATGCCGCTCGCAGGAGCAGAGGAGCAGTATTGCATCAG GCAAAGGTAGTAACCCTGAATGGAACGAAAGCTTTGTCTTCACCGTGTCAGACCATGCTACGGAGCTGGTGATCAAGCTTATGGACAGCGACTCGGGCACATCGGACGACTTCGTTGGTGAAGCAAC GATACTCGCCAGCGCGGTCTCCCCGAAGACTTCGGTGGCTGGAAACAATCGCATTGAGCAGATTCGTAAGAACAAGGATTCTCGTCAAGCCTTGAGGCTTGAATCACCATCTCATGCAAATACAATACGAAACTCAGTCAATTTTTCCTCGAACCAAAAAACTCAGTCACTTTGGATTTTTATCTGTTCCTTTTGA
- the LOC119320164 gene encoding uncharacterized protein LOC119320164 — protein sequence MRRRAGGAGTPPLPDTLSVSLLLLLLLVATELGTAACVCGVLKADAVAAATAAAAARKRGGTVLQTGPPAAACTGEAGGAAYDESKRMVPQGPNPLHN from the coding sequence ATGAGACGACGCGCCGGTGGCGCTGGCACTCCTCCATTGCCAGACACGCTCTCGGTGTCGCTTCTGCTGCTGCTCCTGCTGGTGGCGACCGAGCTGGGCACCGCGGCCTGCGTCTGCGGAGTTCTTAAGGCGGACGCGgtagcggcggcgacggctgctgcagcagcgcGGAAGCGCGGCGGCACGGTGCTTCAGACAGGACCGCCGGCGGCGGCGTGCACCGGCGAGGCGGGAGGAGCGGCGTACGACGAGTCCAAGAGGATGGTACCCCAGGGCCCCAATCCGCTGCACAACTAG